In Symmachiella dynata, the following are encoded in one genomic region:
- a CDS encoding ArnT family glycosyltransferase → MPDFNCWKRWLLIVMTVALTLRVGAAAVLQFQLDKQPGRQFLIAGDATGYWTLGEQLANGKPFELYVPPRRIMRTPGFPWMLSLGMRMFGDDIIYIRLMLALVGTAACGLVFWLGKELVDPETGVIAAGVAAISPAFVGFTPLILSETLFAATMLLSLIAVAKILNLNQQNPQTSRQRYIWAFLAGVLVGIATLVRPSWLLVGPGCAFLYWALTQRNRHGFCLAAMLCLGLAVSLAPWTIRNYRLTGHIVPTTLWVGPSLYDGMNPQATGDSDMAFVERDGVYQRMSEFDADQYYRDAAWKYAAAHPARIVQLAGIKLARYWSPWPNAAQFRTWYLMIPLALFFAAIMLAAIRGGWLSRDRFWLCLLTAGPIVYFACIHALFIGSIRYRLPAEYPLLVLTAIGIRSFLPIFTKTSPHDTQDSAEPRPGESLSLS, encoded by the coding sequence ATGCCCGATTTCAACTGTTGGAAGAGATGGTTGTTGATCGTCATGACGGTCGCGTTGACTTTGCGCGTAGGCGCAGCTGCTGTACTGCAATTTCAACTCGACAAGCAACCGGGCCGTCAATTTCTCATCGCCGGGGATGCGACCGGGTATTGGACGTTGGGAGAACAATTGGCCAACGGCAAACCATTTGAACTCTATGTCCCTCCGCGGCGGATCATGCGCACTCCCGGATTTCCCTGGATGCTGTCGCTCGGCATGCGCATGTTCGGTGACGACATCATCTACATCCGGCTGATGTTAGCCCTCGTCGGAACAGCTGCGTGCGGATTGGTTTTTTGGTTAGGCAAAGAATTGGTCGACCCAGAGACAGGTGTCATCGCTGCGGGAGTCGCCGCCATCTCACCCGCATTTGTGGGATTCACACCGCTGATCCTCAGTGAAACGCTCTTCGCCGCCACCATGCTGTTGAGCCTGATCGCAGTTGCGAAAATTCTCAACCTCAATCAGCAGAATCCACAGACCAGTCGGCAACGGTACATTTGGGCTTTTTTGGCCGGCGTCTTAGTGGGCATCGCGACGCTCGTCCGCCCCAGTTGGCTGCTCGTGGGTCCTGGATGCGCATTTTTATATTGGGCTCTCACACAGCGCAATCGACACGGCTTTTGTCTAGCAGCAATGCTCTGCCTCGGCTTGGCGGTTTCGCTGGCCCCTTGGACGATTCGCAATTATCGCCTGACCGGGCACATCGTACCGACCACGTTGTGGGTCGGGCCGAGCCTCTATGACGGAATGAACCCACAGGCCACCGGCGATAGCGACATGGCGTTTGTGGAACGGGACGGCGTCTACCAGCGGATGTCGGAATTCGATGCGGATCAATACTACCGTGACGCCGCCTGGAAATACGCCGCCGCCCACCCCGCGCGTATCGTGCAGTTGGCGGGTATTAAACTGGCTCGCTACTGGAGTCCTTGGCCCAATGCCGCACAGTTCCGCACTTGGTATTTGATGATTCCGCTCGCACTTTTTTTTGCAGCCATCATGCTGGCCGCGATTCGCGGTGGTTGGTTGTCGCGGGATCGATTTTGGCTTTGCTTGCTCACTGCCGGACCGATCGTTTATTTCGCCTGTATCCATGCCCTGTTCATCGGTTCCATTCGATATCGCCTCCCGGCGGAGTATCCATTGCTGGTGCTCACCGCGATCGGGATCCGCTCGTTTCTGCCGATCTTTACCAAAACTAGTCCCCACGACACTCAAGACTCAGCCGAACCACGTCCCGGCGAGTCGTTGTCGCTCTCATAA
- a CDS encoding MFS transporter: MSDAAPATQSSHSEKYLFWACFIALIATAFGFMVRGVLIDEWGTQFGLDDVEKGQIAGVGVWPMGVSIILFSLVIDKIGYGRAMAFAFFAHIAYAVVVICAPMVLAPEGASAAEIAAGKSAGYWMLYIGNLIFALGNGTVEAVINPVVATLFSREKTKWLNILHAGWPGGLVLAGLLTIAMGDIDWRLKVGLIFLPVLTYGIMMLQCKFPLSERVAAGSGYREMLQEFGILGALIVTMLIVREVLGSVFGFSPTIQWAVVAAVVVPFGLYVRALGRPMFIFLLLIMIPLATTEIGTDSWITSLMEPEMATLGMNAAWVLVYTSFIMMVLRFFAGPIVHKISPLGLLAVSCVIAAVGLLALSKAAGIMILAAATLYGFGKTFFWPTMLGVVSERFPKGGALTLNATGGVGMLGVGVLGAPFFGLLQEENVTDHLKQAQPAIYEQITSEKNSVFGPYTAVDPEKKEELPAEEKKTVEEYVLLSKKATLATVAIFPCIMLVCYLALIAYFKSKGGYTAEILAGHPDAEEATKFTSGSEAPGEA, encoded by the coding sequence ATGAGTGATGCAGCACCTGCAACCCAGTCCAGTCACAGCGAAAAGTATTTGTTTTGGGCCTGTTTTATCGCATTGATCGCCACCGCCTTTGGTTTCATGGTTCGCGGTGTGTTGATTGATGAATGGGGCACGCAGTTTGGTCTGGACGATGTTGAAAAAGGACAAATTGCCGGCGTCGGCGTGTGGCCCATGGGGGTCAGCATTATTTTGTTCAGCTTGGTGATCGACAAAATCGGCTATGGACGAGCGATGGCGTTCGCCTTTTTTGCTCACATCGCCTATGCGGTGGTCGTGATCTGTGCCCCGATGGTCTTAGCACCTGAGGGAGCTTCTGCCGCTGAAATCGCTGCGGGCAAATCCGCCGGATACTGGATGCTGTATATCGGCAACCTGATTTTCGCACTCGGTAACGGTACGGTCGAAGCGGTGATCAATCCGGTTGTGGCGACTTTGTTTAGCCGCGAAAAGACCAAATGGCTCAACATTTTGCATGCGGGTTGGCCGGGTGGACTTGTGTTGGCCGGACTGTTGACGATCGCCATGGGCGACATCGACTGGCGGTTGAAAGTCGGTTTGATTTTCTTGCCCGTATTGACCTACGGCATCATGATGCTGCAGTGCAAATTCCCTCTCTCAGAACGGGTGGCCGCAGGGAGCGGTTACCGCGAGATGCTCCAAGAATTCGGCATCTTGGGAGCGTTGATCGTCACCATGTTGATTGTGCGTGAAGTTCTGGGAAGCGTGTTTGGCTTTTCTCCAACCATCCAATGGGCGGTTGTTGCGGCGGTCGTTGTGCCGTTTGGACTCTATGTCCGAGCACTGGGCCGACCGATGTTTATCTTCTTGCTGTTGATCATGATTCCGCTGGCCACGACTGAAATCGGAACGGATAGCTGGATCACCAGTTTGATGGAACCGGAAATGGCGACGCTGGGGATGAATGCCGCTTGGGTGTTGGTCTACACGTCGTTCATCATGATGGTCTTGCGGTTTTTCGCCGGACCGATCGTGCACAAGATCTCGCCGTTGGGATTATTGGCGGTCAGTTGTGTGATTGCAGCTGTTGGTCTCTTGGCTCTCTCCAAGGCGGCGGGAATCATGATTCTGGCGGCGGCGACTCTCTACGGATTCGGGAAAACCTTCTTCTGGCCCACCATGTTGGGCGTGGTGTCGGAACGGTTCCCGAAGGGGGGAGCGTTGACGCTCAATGCGACTGGTGGCGTGGGTATGTTGGGAGTGGGCGTGCTGGGCGCACCGTTTTTCGGCCTGCTCCAGGAAGAAAACGTGACCGATCACCTCAAGCAAGCCCAACCTGCGATCTACGAACAGATCACCAGTGAAAAGAATAGCGTCTTCGGTCCCTACACAGCGGTCGATCCCGAAAAGAAGGAAGAACTCCCCGCTGAGGAGAAGAAGACTGTTGAAGAATACGTCTTGCTCTCGAAAAAAGCGACGCTAGCAACTGTGGCGATCTTCCCCTGTATCATGCTGGTCTGCTACTTAGCGTTGATCGCCTACTTCAAATCGAAGGGGGGTTATACGGCAGAGATTCTGGCCGGACATCCCGATGCGGAGGAGGCTACAAAATTCACCAGCGGCTCCGAGGCGCCTGGTGAGGCGTGA
- the cheB gene encoding chemotaxis-specific protein-glutamate methyltransferase CheB, whose product MRVLVVDDSAVVRGLLVRALDTDPYITVAGTAMHGLAALEFMRKTPVDVVVLDVEMPVMDGVTALRAILKEFHNTQVIMASSMTYEGAETTIQALTIGAAECIAKPVAKNAADSIAQLSQQLLPLVKALGQHSTQTAAPEKPVLVTPTTTAAIPKILVVGASTGGPKALSSLVAGLPVDFDLPILITQHMPPMFTPMLAKHLEKDGGRPCCEATNGMLIERGKTYVAPGGFHMAIDRQDKRMVTVLNEEPPEHFCRPSVNFLYRSAAQWYGQSTLAVMLTGMGEDGIEGARELAAVGAPIIVQDKATSVVWGMPAAIANAGLADQTLPLDLIPNAIQRICRQAMAVK is encoded by the coding sequence GTGAGAGTATTGGTTGTGGACGATTCGGCTGTCGTGCGCGGACTGTTGGTCCGGGCATTGGACACCGATCCCTATATTACGGTCGCTGGCACTGCCATGCACGGGTTGGCCGCATTAGAATTTATGCGAAAAACCCCCGTAGATGTTGTCGTCCTTGATGTCGAAATGCCTGTGATGGACGGCGTCACCGCGCTACGAGCCATTCTGAAGGAATTTCACAATACGCAGGTGATCATGGCCAGCTCCATGACCTATGAAGGGGCCGAGACAACCATCCAAGCGCTCACCATCGGCGCAGCTGAATGTATCGCCAAACCGGTTGCCAAAAATGCCGCCGATAGCATTGCCCAACTCTCGCAACAATTGCTGCCGTTGGTCAAAGCACTCGGGCAACACAGTACACAGACGGCGGCTCCAGAAAAACCGGTTCTTGTCACCCCCACAACGACCGCAGCCATACCAAAAATCTTGGTCGTGGGAGCCAGTACCGGCGGCCCCAAGGCGCTTTCATCGTTGGTGGCAGGACTGCCGGTCGACTTTGATCTCCCGATCCTGATCACCCAGCACATGCCCCCCATGTTTACACCCATGCTCGCCAAGCATCTGGAGAAGGACGGCGGGCGTCCCTGTTGCGAAGCAACGAACGGCATGCTCATCGAACGGGGGAAAACCTATGTGGCGCCGGGCGGATTTCATATGGCCATTGATCGCCAAGACAAACGCATGGTGACCGTGCTCAATGAAGAACCGCCCGAACATTTTTGTCGGCCCTCGGTCAATTTCTTATACCGCTCCGCCGCCCAATGGTACGGCCAATCAACCTTGGCAGTGATGTTGACCGGCATGGGAGAAGACGGGATCGAAGGTGCCCGCGAACTGGCCGCCGTGGGAGCCCCCATCATTGTGCAAGACAAGGCCACGAGCGTCGTTTGGGGTATGCCGGCCGCCATTGCCAACGCCGGTTTGGCCGACCAGACCCTCCCGTTGGATCTCATCCCCAACGCTATCCAACGGATTTGCCGCCAAGCAATGGCTGTGAAATAG
- a CDS encoding chemotaxis protein CheW encodes MSQSATLTAPSGSADSINDQLDYLNQFVSFSVDGQLLGVPVNSVQEVLNPQSITRTPKAKPEIAGLLNLRGQIVTAIDLRKRLKLPALEGDRQSMNVVVRFNDESYSLLVDEVGEVINVSGETLQPPPRNLDAHWKPITSGVYRLQHRLIVIINVTNLLNF; translated from the coding sequence ATGAGCCAATCAGCAACCCTCACCGCGCCCTCGGGCAGCGCCGACTCGATCAACGACCAACTTGATTACCTCAACCAATTTGTCTCGTTTTCGGTCGACGGTCAATTGCTGGGAGTACCGGTCAATTCCGTTCAAGAAGTCTTGAACCCACAGTCGATTACCCGTACGCCCAAAGCCAAGCCGGAAATCGCGGGCCTGTTGAACCTGCGCGGGCAGATCGTTACCGCGATTGATTTGCGAAAACGGCTGAAATTACCGGCGCTGGAAGGTGACCGGCAAAGCATGAACGTCGTCGTTCGCTTCAACGATGAGTCCTATAGCCTGTTGGTTGATGAAGTGGGTGAGGTCATCAATGTCTCAGGCGAAACCCTACAGCCGCCACCTCGAAACTTGGACGCGCATTGGAAACCAATCACGTCTGGAGTCTATCGATTACAGCACCGATTGATCGTGATCATCAACGTTACGAATCTGTTGAACTTCTAG
- a CDS encoding chemotaxis protein CheW, whose protein sequence is MDEEILQEFLAESMENLSQLDNEIVILEKRPDDDDLIASIFRTIHTIKGTCGFIGLTGLGSVAHATENVLGRMRDRELRVTPTSISLILEGVDEIKELLHGLETTGQEPVRDNSQLIARLDELMQSADGDAGDVPVESRDVPDEISEAPVEATPVTESITPPTVEDSKPVAAPTNTQEEAVDPSKKSISDLSIRVNVDVLDSLMNLVGELVLTRNQLVQMVRGDDESIFAAPILHLNRVTTDLQEGVMKTRMQPIGNAWGKLPRLVRDLAQQTGKLIELDMRGAETELDRTVLDAIKDPLTHMVRNSADHGLESTADRRAAGKPEAGLVRLNAFHEGGHVIICVDDDGAGINAERVRQKAVENGILTDAAAAGMTEKDLVNLVFAPGFSTAKEISSVSGRGVGMDVVKTQIERIGGTVDLTSRRGIGTEVRIKIPLTLAIISALVVESGGYSFAIPQLTIVELVRVAAEDRHKIETINRNEVYRLRDRLLPLIHLDRELGLDDEHAGEERDVNIVVVQAGDEQFGLIVSEVFDTEEIVVKPVGHLLKDIAIYQGTTILGDGRVIMILDVAGIAAQFDGGSITTEAERQRGEADQEHAGNTTTMLVFDAGEDSTMAVPLSLVSRLEEFPTETIERTGERMVVQYRDNLLPLLPIHPTASNDATDQVQPVVVFSEGDRSMGLVVKEILDIREEPLVIRMPSSRPGVLGTAIINNKATDVIDAQYYVEMADPDWFQKKSQSSDERVLVIDDSVFFRQLVTTTLETAGYHVSVCNSAVDAVEAIENGEHFDLIISDIEMPMMDGYEFAQWYQQRSDDMRAPLIALTSLSGAGLESRAQQAGFARCLTKLNTQQFLSCVQELCHQRGRQGASA, encoded by the coding sequence ATGGATGAAGAAATCCTCCAGGAGTTCCTTGCCGAGAGCATGGAAAACCTGTCGCAACTCGATAACGAAATCGTCATCTTGGAAAAGCGACCGGACGACGACGACCTGATCGCCAGTATTTTTCGTACGATTCATACGATCAAGGGGACCTGTGGGTTCATCGGCCTGACCGGTTTGGGGTCCGTGGCGCATGCGACGGAAAACGTGCTGGGCCGGATGCGCGATCGTGAACTGCGCGTCACGCCGACATCCATCTCACTCATCCTTGAGGGAGTCGACGAAATCAAGGAACTCCTGCACGGACTGGAAACGACAGGGCAGGAACCAGTCCGCGACAACTCCCAATTGATCGCCCGTCTCGACGAATTGATGCAGTCGGCCGATGGAGATGCCGGTGACGTGCCTGTCGAGAGTCGTGATGTGCCTGATGAGATCAGCGAGGCTCCCGTCGAAGCAACGCCTGTGACCGAATCAATAACACCACCAACCGTTGAAGACAGCAAACCCGTTGCCGCACCGACGAATACACAGGAAGAGGCTGTGGATCCTTCCAAAAAAAGCATCAGCGACCTGTCGATTCGCGTGAATGTGGATGTCCTGGACAGCTTAATGAATCTTGTGGGCGAGCTGGTTCTGACTCGAAACCAACTCGTGCAAATGGTTCGCGGCGACGACGAATCGATCTTTGCCGCTCCCATCCTGCACCTCAATCGCGTGACAACCGACCTGCAGGAAGGGGTTATGAAAACCCGCATGCAGCCGATTGGAAACGCTTGGGGCAAATTGCCGCGATTAGTGCGTGACCTGGCTCAGCAAACCGGGAAGCTCATCGAATTGGACATGCGAGGCGCCGAAACGGAATTGGACCGTACGGTGCTGGACGCCATCAAAGATCCGCTCACGCATATGGTGCGTAATTCAGCCGACCACGGTCTCGAATCAACCGCTGATCGCCGCGCCGCCGGCAAACCCGAAGCCGGTCTTGTCCGGCTCAATGCCTTCCATGAAGGGGGGCATGTGATCATCTGCGTCGATGATGACGGAGCGGGCATCAATGCCGAGCGTGTGCGACAAAAAGCTGTGGAAAATGGCATCCTGACCGACGCAGCCGCGGCCGGAATGACTGAAAAGGATCTGGTCAACCTCGTCTTCGCTCCTGGTTTCTCAACAGCTAAGGAAATCAGTTCCGTATCGGGACGCGGCGTGGGCATGGATGTGGTCAAAACTCAAATCGAGCGGATTGGTGGTACGGTCGACTTAACGTCGCGCCGCGGGATTGGCACTGAAGTGCGAATCAAGATCCCACTGACGTTGGCCATCATTTCGGCATTGGTCGTCGAGAGCGGTGGGTATTCCTTTGCCATTCCGCAATTGACGATCGTCGAACTGGTCCGCGTGGCCGCTGAGGATCGCCACAAAATCGAAACCATCAATCGCAATGAAGTTTATCGACTGCGCGACCGACTGCTGCCATTAATCCATCTGGACCGCGAATTGGGACTGGATGATGAGCATGCAGGCGAAGAACGGGATGTGAATATTGTTGTCGTCCAAGCCGGCGACGAGCAATTCGGCTTAATCGTCTCAGAAGTGTTCGATACCGAAGAAATCGTCGTCAAGCCAGTGGGACACCTGCTCAAGGACATTGCCATCTATCAGGGCACAACAATCCTTGGGGATGGGCGTGTGATCATGATTCTCGACGTCGCAGGAATTGCCGCGCAATTCGACGGCGGTTCGATTACGACCGAAGCGGAGCGCCAACGCGGCGAAGCGGACCAAGAACACGCCGGCAATACCACCACCATGTTGGTATTCGACGCCGGGGAAGATTCGACCATGGCCGTTCCGTTGTCTCTCGTTTCACGACTCGAAGAATTCCCCACAGAGACAATCGAACGCACGGGCGAACGGATGGTTGTGCAGTATCGCGACAACCTGTTGCCCTTGTTGCCCATCCACCCCACCGCATCCAACGATGCGACTGATCAAGTTCAGCCTGTGGTCGTGTTCTCCGAAGGGGACCGCTCGATGGGACTCGTCGTCAAGGAAATCTTGGATATTCGCGAGGAACCGTTGGTCATCCGCATGCCAAGTTCACGGCCCGGTGTTCTGGGAACGGCGATCATCAACAACAAAGCGACGGACGTGATCGACGCCCAGTACTATGTCGAAATGGCCGACCCGGATTGGTTCCAGAAAAAGTCCCAGTCCTCAGACGAACGCGTGCTGGTCATTGATGACTCTGTGTTTTTCCGGCAGTTGGTGACCACCACATTGGAAACCGCAGGCTACCACGTGAGCGTCTGCAATTCAGCGGTCGATGCCGTCGAGGCGATCGAAAACGGTGAGCATTTTGATCTCATCATCTCGGACATCGAAATGCCCATGATGGACGGGTACGAATTCGCGCAATGGTATCAGCAGCGCAGTGACGATATGCGGGCGCCCCTGATTGCATTGACGTCATTAAGCGGTGCCGGTTTGGAATCGAGAGCACAGCAAGCGGGCTTCGCGCGGTGCCTTACGAAGTTGAATACGCAGCAGTTCCTCAGTTGCGTCCAGGAATTGTGTCACCAACGAGGACGACAAGGAGCAAGTGCATGA